One Acidimicrobiales bacterium genomic region harbors:
- a CDS encoding bifunctional YncE family protein/alkaline phosphatase family protein translates to MTKRLVAIVLCVAGLLIGPAAFAVIPSIVGPSTGMMPNGRVLEPDGRTTAVGDFPTGGALTPDGRYFWAVDSGYGHDDVNVVSLTTGNVVQVLPLPGASGGIAFSADGTRAYVSGEPQGVIPAAGPTKANQGDAIHVFSVDPSSGHATEQSPIQLPATSGGTGQMESANPVSFIYQPPGPGPSSGLGWPIGLAVTPDSKTLVVALNQADQVAIVDLASGTSKLIKVGRYPFGVATDGTTAYVSNEYDGTVSVINLASAAVTSTVAGLGGPIGDQNAHPQGMTLDAAAHRLYVAVTNRDLVAEIDTQTLSVAGAISVGRVGGIGTAPVALAKSPDGSRLYSADAGEDAVAVLRLSDGKLIGRIPTAAYPTAVAVTPDERHLVWLAAQGLGAGPNPQYGQNFAASQNAPYGQYDMEMLLGRVGVLDTPSDADAAHLGQIVDKEVRPADYTPAPLDTPLESPGGGPSAQIKHVFYIVKENRTYDQIFGSDSRGNGDPRLELFDDNGVAGPAGGVTPNAHALTRMFPLMDNFYADSQVSVDGHIITTGGYVTDFVQRALHANYSGRGRAVNFGQDPVTLPPQAFIFDQAVRQGVSFQNFGEFNAGDTPQGNDGRPTYAQSQAGFVGGYPLFFGCDNAGLVPVTPTDHNIACDSDSGTLGPAGNADVSNSRFDFFQADFNRQVAAGTVPSFTYLTLPNDHTNGVQANYPTPASLVADNDLGLGQIVDLISHSPIWSSSAIFVVEDDSQDGADHVDAHRMPAYVISPWTKHGVVVHTRYDQYSALRSAEMILGLRPLSLNDGLAEPMYDCFVPSDQAPDLTAYSAVAPRTSLDATTLVSPPGMDGVLPYNVVDLVPQHLFDDALYHSIYGSQFTPPAAGPNASEIEANRTSEALKVFRDGGNVTQFLLKHPVGNQDG, encoded by the coding sequence CCGTCGATCGTCGGGCCAAGTACGGGCATGATGCCCAACGGACGGGTCCTCGAGCCTGACGGGCGCACGACGGCTGTGGGGGACTTCCCTACCGGGGGAGCGCTGACGCCCGATGGGCGCTACTTCTGGGCGGTGGACTCTGGGTACGGCCACGACGACGTGAACGTCGTATCGCTAACCACCGGAAACGTCGTCCAGGTTCTGCCACTTCCAGGCGCGTCCGGCGGGATCGCGTTTTCCGCTGACGGAACCCGTGCGTACGTGTCGGGCGAGCCACAGGGTGTGATCCCGGCTGCAGGCCCGACGAAGGCCAATCAGGGTGACGCCATTCACGTCTTCAGTGTCGACCCAAGTAGCGGCCACGCGACCGAGCAGAGCCCGATCCAGCTACCGGCGACGAGCGGGGGAACCGGTCAGATGGAGTCTGCCAATCCGGTTTCCTTTATCTACCAGCCGCCCGGACCGGGACCTTCGTCGGGACTCGGATGGCCGATCGGCCTGGCGGTGACGCCTGATTCGAAGACTCTCGTCGTGGCCCTCAATCAGGCCGATCAAGTCGCCATCGTCGATCTCGCCAGCGGGACGTCGAAGCTGATCAAGGTCGGCCGCTACCCGTTCGGCGTGGCGACCGATGGCACTACTGCTTACGTCAGCAACGAATACGACGGAACGGTCAGCGTGATCAACCTCGCCTCTGCGGCGGTGACATCGACGGTCGCCGGCTTGGGAGGGCCCATTGGTGACCAGAACGCCCATCCGCAGGGGATGACGCTCGATGCCGCGGCGCACCGGCTCTACGTCGCAGTGACCAACCGGGACCTCGTTGCCGAGATCGACACTCAGACACTGAGCGTTGCCGGCGCGATCTCGGTCGGCCGGGTTGGCGGTATCGGCACCGCGCCGGTGGCCCTGGCGAAATCACCTGACGGGAGCAGGCTGTATTCCGCTGACGCCGGGGAAGACGCCGTCGCAGTTCTCCGCCTGTCGGACGGCAAGCTCATCGGGCGAATCCCAACCGCGGCGTACCCGACCGCGGTGGCGGTCACACCCGACGAACGACATCTCGTTTGGCTTGCGGCGCAAGGGTTGGGCGCGGGCCCGAACCCGCAGTACGGGCAGAACTTCGCCGCCAGCCAGAACGCGCCCTACGGGCAGTACGACATGGAAATGCTTCTCGGGCGGGTTGGGGTTCTCGACACTCCGAGTGACGCTGATGCGGCGCACCTCGGTCAAATAGTGGACAAAGAAGTCCGTCCGGCCGACTACACCCCGGCACCTCTCGACACGCCGCTTGAATCACCAGGTGGTGGGCCGAGTGCGCAGATCAAGCACGTCTTCTACATCGTCAAAGAGAACCGTACCTACGACCAGATCTTCGGAAGCGATTCCCGAGGGAACGGTGACCCCCGCCTCGAGTTGTTCGATGACAATGGCGTCGCTGGCCCGGCAGGCGGAGTCACCCCGAACGCGCACGCCCTTACTCGTATGTTCCCTCTCATGGACAACTTCTACGCCGACAGCCAGGTTTCCGTCGACGGTCACATCATCACCACAGGCGGCTACGTGACGGACTTCGTACAGCGAGCCTTGCACGCCAACTACTCAGGCCGAGGGAGGGCCGTGAACTTCGGCCAAGATCCGGTCACCCTGCCGCCCCAGGCTTTCATATTCGACCAAGCAGTCCGGCAAGGTGTCAGCTTCCAGAACTTCGGTGAGTTCAACGCCGGTGACACTCCCCAAGGAAACGACGGGCGTCCCACCTATGCGCAGTCGCAGGCGGGGTTCGTCGGGGGCTACCCGCTCTTCTTCGGTTGCGACAACGCCGGGCTCGTCCCGGTAACGCCCACCGACCACAACATCGCGTGCGACTCCGACTCCGGAACCCTCGGCCCCGCCGGCAACGCGGACGTTTCCAACAGCCGGTTCGACTTTTTCCAAGCCGACTTCAATCGTCAGGTGGCGGCCGGAACCGTTCCTTCGTTCACCTATCTGACGCTTCCGAACGACCACACCAACGGGGTGCAGGCCAACTATCCGACTCCGGCTTCGTTGGTTGCCGACAACGACCTCGGACTCGGCCAGATCGTCGATCTCATCAGCCACTCTCCGATCTGGTCCTCGTCGGCCATCTTCGTCGTCGAGGACGATTCGCAGGACGGTGCCGATCATGTCGACGCCCACCGGATGCCGGCCTACGTAATCTCGCCGTGGACAAAGCACGGCGTCGTCGTTCACACCCGCTACGACCAGTACTCCGCATTGCGGAGTGCGGAGATGATCCTGGGGCTACGACCGCTCTCCCTCAACGACGGGCTAGCCGAACCCATGTACGACTGCTTCGTCCCATCGGACCAGGCTCCCGACCTAACGGCCTATAGTGCGGTCGCTCCGCGCACGTCGCTTGACGCAACCACCCTCGTTTCGCCGCCGGGAATGGATGGGGTCCTTCCATACAACGTGGTCGACCTGGTTCCCCAGCACCTATTCGACGACGCGCTGTATCACAGCATCTACGGTTCCCAATTCACTCCTCCGGCGGCCGGACCGAACGCCTCCGAGATCGAAGCCAACCGCACTTCCGAGGCCCTCAAGGTCTTCCGCGACGGGGGAAACGTGACGCAGTTCCTCCTCAAGCATCCTGTCGGGAACCAGGACGGCTAG